A genomic window from Pseudonocardia broussonetiae includes:
- a CDS encoding RidA family protein has protein sequence MTPTEKLRELGIALPTVAAPAGAYIPARRTGDLVFTAGQVPFVDGKLPATGKVGAEVDVDTARDLARTCALNALAAVDALVGLDAVVGVVKVVGFVASAPDFTGQPSVINGASELLGEVFGEAGAHARSAVGVAVLPLDAPVEVELVVEVRP, from the coding sequence GTGACGCCGACGGAGAAGCTGCGCGAGCTCGGCATCGCGCTGCCGACCGTCGCCGCCCCCGCCGGGGCCTACATCCCGGCCCGGCGCACCGGTGACCTCGTCTTCACCGCGGGCCAGGTCCCGTTCGTCGACGGGAAGCTGCCCGCCACCGGCAAGGTCGGCGCCGAGGTCGACGTCGACACCGCCCGCGACCTGGCCCGGACCTGTGCGCTCAACGCGCTGGCCGCCGTCGACGCGCTGGTCGGCCTGGACGCGGTCGTCGGCGTGGTGAAGGTGGTCGGGTTCGTCGCCTCCGCGCCGGACTTCACCGGCCAGCCGTCGGTGATCAACGGGGCGTCGGAGCTGCTCGGCGAGGTCTTCGGCGAGGCCGGGGCGCACGCGCGGTCGGCCGTCGGGGTGGCGGTGCTGCCCCTGGACGCGCCGGTCGAGGTGGAGCTCGTCGTCGAGGTCCGGCCGTGA
- a CDS encoding ArsA-related P-loop ATPase translates to MTTPGWPDELAQARLHVVTGKGGTGKTTVAAALALALAAGGKRTLLVEVEGRQGIAQLFDTAPLPYEERRIAVAPGGGEVRALAVDPEAALLEYFELFYRLGVAGRTLRKMGAIEFATTLAPGLRDVLLTGKVKECVTRTGKDGTPVYDAVVLDAPPTGRVVSFLDVTKAMADLAKVGPIHSQAAGVVRLLHSPLTAVHLVTLLEDLPVTETLEAVDQLYEAELRPGAVIVNQVRPQWLPDRSVTAAANGRVDAERIRAGLASAGLDLPPDVIDGLVAETVDHAVRIHAESLALARLDEGSGQPRLELPTLVDGVDLGSLYELTEELVAQGVGAGVSV, encoded by the coding sequence ATGACGACACCGGGATGGCCGGACGAGCTCGCGCAGGCGCGGCTGCACGTGGTCACCGGCAAGGGCGGCACCGGCAAGACCACCGTGGCCGCCGCGCTCGCGCTCGCGCTGGCCGCGGGCGGGAAGCGGACGCTGCTGGTCGAGGTCGAGGGCCGCCAGGGCATCGCGCAGCTCTTCGACACCGCGCCGCTGCCCTACGAGGAGCGCCGCATCGCGGTGGCGCCCGGCGGGGGGGAGGTCCGCGCGCTGGCGGTCGACCCCGAGGCTGCGCTGCTGGAGTACTTCGAGCTGTTCTACCGGCTCGGGGTGGCCGGGCGGACGCTGCGCAAGATGGGCGCGATCGAGTTCGCCACCACCCTGGCGCCCGGCCTGCGCGACGTGCTGCTCACCGGCAAGGTCAAGGAGTGCGTCACGCGCACGGGCAAGGACGGCACGCCCGTCTACGACGCCGTCGTGCTCGACGCCCCGCCGACCGGCCGCGTCGTCAGCTTCCTCGACGTCACCAAGGCGATGGCCGACCTCGCGAAGGTCGGGCCGATCCACTCCCAGGCCGCGGGCGTCGTGCGGCTGCTGCACTCCCCGCTCACCGCCGTGCACCTGGTGACGCTGCTGGAGGACCTGCCCGTCACCGAGACGCTCGAGGCGGTCGACCAGCTCTACGAGGCCGAGCTGCGCCCGGGCGCGGTGATCGTCAACCAGGTCCGGCCGCAGTGGCTGCCCGACCGCTCGGTCACCGCCGCCGCCAACGGCCGCGTCGACGCCGAGCGCATCCGCGCCGGGCTGGCCTCGGCCGGGCTCGACCTGCCGCCGGACGTCATCGACGGGCTGGTGGCCGAGACCGTCGACCACGCCGTGCGCATCCACGCCGAGTCGCTCGCCCTCGCCCGCCTGGACGAGGGCAGCGGGCAGCCGCGCCTCGAGCTGCCCACGCTCGTCGACGGCGTCGACCTCGGCTCGCTGTACGAACTCACGGAGGAACTCGTGGCGCAGGGCGTTGGAGCGGGGGTGTCGGTGTGA
- a CDS encoding ArsA family ATPase: MRTAPDLDVDALIDDPGTRVIVCCGSGGVGKTTTSAALAIRAAERGRRTVVLTIDPAKRLAQALGLQALTNEPGVVADAEGDLHAMMLDMRRTFDEMVETHADPERAQTIISNPFYQTISSSFSGTQEYMAMEKLGQLAATGEWDLIVVDTPPSRSALDFLDAPQRMSTFLDGRMIRLLSAPARAGGRGLMKIVGAGFSLFAKAVSTILGGQLLADASAFVQAFDTMFGGFRERAEATYALLRAPGTAFVVVAAPEPDALREAAYFVERLTAERMPLAGLVLNRTHPVRAALPASRARDAADQLRGAPLATAVLRLHADRVDLADREERLLARFANAHPAVAVARVPVVASEISDLDGLREVGSRLAAAAAPPTAPTPLRTAQ; the protein is encoded by the coding sequence GTGAGGACCGCACCCGACCTGGACGTCGACGCGCTGATCGACGACCCGGGCACCCGCGTGATCGTGTGCTGCGGCTCGGGCGGGGTCGGCAAGACGACGACCTCGGCCGCGCTGGCGATCCGCGCCGCCGAGCGCGGCCGGCGCACCGTCGTGCTGACCATCGACCCGGCGAAGCGGCTCGCGCAGGCCCTGGGCCTGCAGGCGCTGACCAACGAGCCCGGAGTCGTCGCCGACGCCGAGGGCGACCTGCACGCGATGATGCTGGACATGCGCCGCACCTTCGACGAGATGGTGGAGACGCACGCCGACCCCGAGCGGGCCCAGACGATCATCTCCAACCCCTTCTACCAGACCATCTCCTCGTCGTTCTCCGGCACGCAGGAGTACATGGCGATGGAGAAGCTCGGGCAGCTGGCGGCCACCGGGGAGTGGGACCTGATCGTCGTCGACACCCCGCCCTCGCGCTCGGCCCTGGACTTCCTCGACGCCCCGCAGCGCATGTCCACCTTCCTCGACGGCCGCATGATCCGGCTGCTCTCGGCCCCCGCCCGGGCCGGCGGCCGCGGCCTGATGAAGATCGTCGGAGCCGGGTTCTCGCTGTTCGCCAAGGCGGTCTCGACGATCCTGGGCGGGCAGCTCCTGGCCGACGCGTCGGCGTTCGTGCAGGCCTTCGACACGATGTTCGGCGGGTTCCGTGAGCGGGCCGAGGCCACCTATGCGCTGCTGCGCGCCCCCGGCACCGCGTTCGTCGTGGTGGCGGCGCCCGAGCCGGACGCGCTGCGCGAGGCCGCGTACTTCGTGGAGCGCCTCACCGCCGAGCGCATGCCGCTGGCGGGCCTCGTGCTCAACCGCACCCACCCCGTGCGCGCCGCGCTGCCGGCGTCGCGCGCCCGGGACGCGGCCGACCAGCTGCGCGGCGCCCCCCTGGCCACCGCGGTGCTGCGGCTGCACGCCGACCGCGTCGACCTGGCCGACCGCGAGGAGCGCCTGCTCGCACGGTTCGCGAACGCCCACCCGGCGGTGGCCGTGGCGCGGGTGCCGGTGGTGGCCTCGGAGATCTCCGACCTCGACGGCCTGCGCGAGGTGGGCAGCCGCCTCGCCGCCGCGGCCGCGCCCCCGACCGCCCCCACCCCGCTGCGCACGGCGCAGTAG